One Clostridium estertheticum DNA segment encodes these proteins:
- a CDS encoding RyR domain-containing protein: MENKNIKIVVSGDICVNLLQRITYPQSNTGLNWQTQLNMHGTLKPGQALLLSKLVSLATGASVLSPQMHDIELILPGEYLSSTAEVELFPTFDDKNNNEKVYRISRFMGFTGPVSGVPRLLPIINDDPNADIIILDDENNGFNSNKEFWPLALKSSETSPIILYKMINPIDSSALWKHLQKFHNEKTIVIINGDDLRSKGVNISKSLSWERTSQDFVWQINNNPNLAFLANCRHLIVPFGLEGAIYYRNKGVPEIRLYFLPYEFEGGFIKDSQGEMYGLTSSFVAGLASAIVSGNQDNEELSESISIGIREGTVSAQKYFIEGFGKNVSESPFPSSAIFVEKEDDFVYTEHVQDVLVPTSTNPNCRACWYILKDKSSTNLAEIAYDTVKNGVKNALKFIPIARFGKLTTVDKAEIESYRSIKNLMLEYISTKNTVRPLSIAVFGTPGSGKSFGILEVANSIASNLIEKLDFNLSQFSTPLDLVNAFHKVRDIALGEKIPLVFFDEFDSAIEGKLGWLKYFLAPMQDGVFREGDSIHPIGKAIFVFAGGTSSTFKGFCGEDLENEKEEKQFLLEFKNAKGPDFLSRLRGYVNILGPNQTDNKWDHLFIIRRAMLLRSLLERKVPHLINDNGEAQIDNGVLRALLKIPRYKHESRSMEAILEMSMLTNAKKWEQSHLPSKEQLKLHVDEEQFSRHLMHDAFYSEKIESLATAIYEKHKVLNENNTNINQDFIMLWQDLSEELKNFNRDQAKNIPNALLKINYDVVSVKEKPEFIEFTIKELDVLSEKEHMRWYHHRKKVGFKYGEVEDNKKKTNPALVPWNKLPKETKNKVYQMVKIWPEILAKSNFKIEPLKILCHCETKL; the protein is encoded by the coding sequence ATGGAAAATAAAAATATAAAAATTGTTGTATCAGGCGACATATGTGTGAATTTGTTGCAGAGGATAACATATCCTCAAAGTAATACAGGTTTGAATTGGCAAACTCAGTTAAATATGCATGGTACTTTAAAACCAGGACAAGCTTTACTTCTATCAAAACTTGTATCTTTGGCAACAGGAGCATCTGTACTTTCACCACAGATGCATGATATAGAATTAATTCTACCAGGAGAGTATCTTAGTTCTACTGCAGAGGTAGAGCTTTTTCCTACATTTGATGATAAAAACAATAATGAAAAAGTTTATAGAATAAGTCGTTTTATGGGTTTTACAGGCCCGGTGTCTGGTGTACCGAGGTTACTTCCTATTATTAACGATGACCCTAATGCAGATATAATTATATTAGATGATGAAAATAATGGCTTTAATTCTAATAAAGAATTTTGGCCTTTAGCTTTAAAATCATCCGAAACATCACCGATAATCTTGTATAAAATGATTAATCCAATTGATTCTAGTGCACTTTGGAAACACCTGCAAAAATTTCATAACGAAAAGACAATAGTAATTATAAATGGTGATGATTTGCGTTCGAAGGGAGTTAACATAAGTAAAAGTCTTTCTTGGGAAAGAACATCACAAGATTTTGTTTGGCAAATTAATAATAATCCAAATCTTGCTTTTCTCGCAAATTGTCGCCATCTTATAGTACCTTTTGGTCTTGAAGGTGCCATCTATTATAGAAATAAAGGTGTACCTGAAATTAGATTGTATTTCCTGCCATATGAATTTGAAGGAGGCTTCATTAAAGACTCCCAAGGTGAAATGTACGGACTTACCTCAAGTTTTGTTGCAGGACTTGCAAGCGCTATTGTTTCAGGAAATCAAGATAATGAAGAGTTATCTGAATCAATAAGCATAGGTATACGTGAAGGGACTGTTTCTGCTCAAAAATATTTTATTGAGGGATTTGGTAAAAATGTTTCCGAATCTCCATTTCCGAGTTCTGCTATATTTGTGGAAAAGGAAGATGATTTTGTATATACGGAGCATGTACAGGATGTATTAGTGCCTACTTCAACTAATCCTAATTGTCGTGCTTGTTGGTACATTTTAAAGGACAAAAGCTCTACTAACTTAGCAGAGATAGCTTATGATACTGTTAAAAATGGAGTGAAAAATGCACTTAAATTTATACCAATAGCTCGTTTTGGAAAGTTAACAACAGTTGATAAAGCAGAAATAGAAAGCTATAGGAGCATTAAAAATCTTATGCTTGAGTATATCTCAACTAAAAACACAGTTCGGCCTCTTTCAATTGCGGTATTTGGAACTCCTGGGTCTGGAAAATCTTTTGGTATACTGGAAGTAGCTAATAGTATTGCGTCAAATTTAATTGAAAAATTAGATTTTAATTTATCTCAATTCAGTACACCATTAGATTTAGTAAATGCTTTTCATAAAGTAAGAGATATTGCATTGGGTGAAAAAATTCCACTAGTATTTTTTGATGAATTTGATTCAGCTATTGAAGGAAAACTTGGATGGTTAAAATATTTCTTAGCACCTATGCAGGATGGTGTATTTAGAGAAGGAGATTCTATTCATCCTATTGGAAAAGCTATTTTTGTATTTGCTGGTGGAACAAGTAGTACTTTTAAAGGATTTTGTGGAGAAGACCTTGAAAATGAAAAAGAAGAAAAACAGTTTTTACTTGAATTTAAAAATGCAAAAGGTCCTGATTTTCTAAGCCGTTTAAGGGGTTACGTAAATATTCTTGGACCAAATCAAACTGATAATAAGTGGGATCATTTATTTATAATTCGAAGGGCGATGCTGCTACGTTCACTTTTGGAGCGTAAAGTACCTCATCTTATAAATGATAACGGAGAGGCTCAAATTGATAATGGGGTATTACGAGCGCTTCTTAAAATTCCAAGGTATAAACATGAATCAAGGTCTATGGAAGCAATACTCGAGATGAGCATGTTAACTAATGCGAAAAAATGGGAACAATCTCATCTACCTTCTAAAGAACAGCTAAAACTACATGTAGATGAAGAACAATTTTCACGTCATTTAATGCATGATGCATTCTATAGTGAAAAAATTGAAAGTCTTGCAACAGCTATATATGAAAAGCATAAAGTGCTTAATGAAAATAACACAAATATAAATCAGGATTTTATAATGCTATGGCAGGATCTAAGTGAAGAGCTTAAAAATTTCAACCGTGATCAAGCTAAAAATATTCCTAACGCTTTACTTAAAATTAATTATGATGTTGTTTCTGTTAAAGAAAAACCAGAATTTATAGAATTTACAATTAAAGAATTAGATGTCTTATCTGAAAAGGAGCATATGCGTTGGTATCATCATAGAAAAAAGGTTGGCTTCAAGTATGGTGAAGTTGAAGATAATAAGAAAAAAACTAATCCTGCACTTGTACCTTGGAACAAGCTGCCAAAGGAGACGAAAAACAAGGTATACCAAATGGTTAAGATTTGGCCAGAAATATTGGCGAAATCAAATTTTAAGATAGAACCATTAAAGATTTTATGTCATTGTGAGACTAAACTTTAG
- a CDS encoding winged helix-turn-helix transcriptional regulator: protein MERLTSRHEECYMKEKCLQYEKCPMVLIQDMISGKWKILILWYLSYSKLRFSDIQRKLPNVSQKVLSRQLKSLEEDNLIHRKVYPVVPPKVEYSLTDVGRKLIPILETFHKFGAEYLEEGLNK from the coding sequence ATGGAGCGTTTAACAAGTAGACATGAAGAATGTTATATGAAAGAAAAGTGCCTTCAGTATGAAAAGTGTCCGATGGTTCTAATTCAGGACATGATTTCCGGTAAATGGAAAATATTGATTTTGTGGTACTTGAGTTATTCGAAACTCAGATTTAGCGATATTCAAAGAAAACTTCCTAATGTTTCTCAAAAAGTGCTTTCACGACAGTTAAAAAGTTTAGAAGAAGATAATCTTATACACAGGAAGGTCTACCCTGTTGTACCACCTAAAGTTGAATACAGCTTAACAGATGTTGGTAGAAAACTAATTCCTATTCTAGAAACGTTTCATAAATTTGGAGCTGAATATCTAGAAGAGGGTCTTAATAAATAA
- a CDS encoding FMN-dependent NADH-azoreductase codes for MSKVLYIKANAKPEGTSRTFKISDKFVEEYRELNPNDEIITLDLYKEGIGFLTEEGISLHRPAPGEGKEHPILKYAYQFAEADKYIIAAPMWNLSIPAILKAYIDYVCVTGITFKYTAEGPVGLCQGKKAVHIVTRGGGYSEGPAAAYEMGDRYLRTVFGFMGITDFTTIAADMIDVIGEDVEAIVENAIKKAQQQAKDF; via the coding sequence ATGAGTAAAGTATTATATATTAAAGCAAATGCAAAACCAGAAGGAACATCAAGAACTTTTAAAATTTCCGACAAATTTGTTGAAGAGTATAGAGAACTAAATCCTAATGATGAAATTATAACTTTAGATTTATATAAAGAGGGTATAGGATTTCTAACAGAAGAAGGTATTAGCCTTCATAGACCGGCACCTGGTGAAGGTAAAGAACATCCAATTCTAAAATATGCATACCAATTTGCTGAAGCAGATAAATATATAATTGCAGCACCAATGTGGAACTTAAGTATTCCTGCAATACTAAAGGCATATATTGATTATGTATGTGTTACTGGAATCACATTTAAATATACTGCAGAAGGACCAGTTGGTCTATGTCAAGGAAAAAAAGCAGTTCATATTGTTACAAGAGGCGGAGGATATTCAGAAGGGCCAGCTGCAGCGTATGAAATGGGAGATAGATATTTAAGAACAGTCTTTGGCTTCATGGGTATAACTGATTTTACTACAATAGCAGCAGACATGATAGATGTTATTGGTGAAGATGTAGAAGCAATTGTGGAAAACGCAATTAAAAAGGCTCAACAGCAAGCAAAGGATTTTTAG